A window from Parus major isolate Abel chromosome 27, Parus_major1.1, whole genome shotgun sequence encodes these proteins:
- the TUBG1 gene encoding tubulin gamma-1 chain: protein MPREIITLQLGQCGNQIGFEFWKQLCAEHGISPEGIVEEFATEGTDRKDVFFYQADDEHYIPRAVLLDLEPRVIHSILNSPYANLYNPENIYLSEHGGGAGNNWASGFSQGEKIHEDIFDIIDREADGSDSLEGFVLCHSIAGGTGSGLGSYLLERLNDRYPKKLVETYSVFPNQDEMSDVVVQPYNSLLTLKRLTQNADCVVVLDNTALNRIATDRLHIQNPSFSQINQLVSTIMSASTTTLRYPGYMNNDLIGLIASLIPTPRLHFLMTGYTPLTTDQSVASVRKTTVLDVMRRLLQPKNVMVSTGRDRQTNHCYIAILNIIQGEVDPTQVHKSLQRIRERKLANFIPWGPASIQVALSRKSPYLPSAHRVSGLMMANHTNISSLFERTCRQYDKLRKREAFLEQFRKEDIFKDNFDELDNSREIVQQLIDEYHAATRPDYISWGTQEQ from the exons ATGCCGCGGGAGATCATCACCCTGCAGCTGGGCCAGTGCGGCAACCAGA TCGGGTTCGAGttctggaagcagctctgcGCCGAGCACGGCATCAGCCCCGAGGGCATCGTGGAAGAGTTCGCCACCGAGGGCACCGACCGCAAGGACGTCTTCTTTTACCAG GCAGATGATGAGCACTACATCCCCcgggctgtgctgctggaccTGGAGCCCCGTGTCATCCACTCCATCCTCAACTCCCCTTACGCCAACCTTTACAACCCAGAAAACATCTACCTGTCCGAGCATGGAGGGGGAGCTGGGAACAACTGGGCCAGTGGCTTCTCACAG GGAGAAAAGATCCATGAAGATATTTTTGACATAATAGACAGAGAGGCTGATGGGAGTGACAGTTTGGAA GGATTTGTGCTTTGCCACTCCATTGCTGGTGGAacaggctctgggctgggctcgTACCTCCTGGAGAGACTGAATGACAg GTATCCAAAGAAACTGGTGGAGACCTACTCGGTGTTCCCAAACCAGGATGAGATGAGTGATGTTGTAGTCCAGCCATACAACTCTCTGCTGACACTGAAGAGGCTGACCCAGAATGCTGACTGTGTG GTGGTTCTGGACAACACAGCCTTGAATCGGATCGCGACAGACCGGCTGCACATTCAGAACCCGTCATTCTCACAGATCAACCAGCTG GTCTCCACCATCATGTCTGCCAGCACCACCACGCTCAGGTATCCCGGGTACATGAACAACGACCTCATTGGGCTGATCGCCTCGCTCATCCCCACGCCCCGGCTGCACTTCCTCATGACGGGGTACACGCCACTCACCACTGACCAGTCG GTGGCCAGCGTGAGGAAAACCACAGTCCTGGATGTGATGAGAAGGCTGCTGCAGCCTAAAAACGTGATGGTGTCCACAGGGCGAGATAGGCAGACCAACCACTGCTACATCGCCATCCTCAACATCATCCAGGGAGAGGTGGATCCTACACAG GTTCACAAGAGTCTGCAGCGGATCCGGGAGAGGAAGTTGGCCAACTTCATCCCCTGGGGCCCTGCCAGCATCCAGGTGGCTTTGTCCCGCAAGTCCCCTTACCTGCCGTCCGCTCACCGTGTCAGTGGGCTCATGATGGCAAACCACACCAACATCTCCTCG CTGTTTGAGCGGACGTGCCGGCAGTACGACAAACTGCGCAAGCGAGAGGCATTCCTGGAGCAGTTCCGCAAGGAGGACATCTTCAAGGACAACTTCGACGAGCTGGACAACTCCCGGGAGATCGTGCAGCAGCTGATCGATGAGTATCACGCAGCCACACGCCCTGACTACATCTCCTGGGGCACGCAGGAACAGTGA
- the PLEKHH3 gene encoding pleckstrin homology domain-containing family H member 3 isoform X3, translated as MPFPGGLWWLLCCRRGFTLLRRDYGEAEREADGEAEEEEEASFELRAQGDQGSLEVSLSQPTRSSSGSERSLLVAEEMRSLIVEKGPGPVEDDPDALVKGWLQREMRGCMKTPWIRPRKYWFVLTPDSLDYYSSNEKGARRLGSLVLTSLCSVLWPDKQLYKETGYWSVTVFGRKHCYRLYTEHLNEAVRWVCAVQKVIDSKAPVQTPTQLLMRDVEEHRDSPEVLEQIYRCNPILRYTSGPLYAPLLPFPYGSLDQSAPGPRSYTTLRDEAVKLFNSLQQLESERDPVPLMQGVLQTCLDLPPLVDEIYCQLVKQTTEPPAPGGQGDLHYWQLLTCMSCTFLPSPPVLRFLRFHLDRTEIRFPASEMAKYSCFIREALGKTKGRECVPSLEEILVLMQRQEMICTVHCPGAPSCSVAISSHTTAEEVAQELVSRLGLSQSPNLFALYEQSRRREQPVGSATLLADVLTSLAGEDREQDPPCRLCFKHYGFLDTDNVPRDSLEFALLFEQAHEMVLRGYVPTSEETLQTLAALRLQSLNSDFSTHAPFPRLEELFPPHVLHARLPPPPHRPPTKCRGARLRAGLLAGGLWGQALAKQRAERDQRLRGRLREEGASTMAAIVEKWKLLQGMGRPEAMAAYMALVREWPGFGSTLFDVDLHASPVGSGPQRLWLGIGAKAVSLYKPGEPEPLDSFCYGRISSFGASDSSTFRLSVEDRDLLFETSQVDEIAQLLNTYLASAGAQRLPRPQEPPTSRPTSEPTVLPQGLCPAAGPWQHRPPVGSSHS; from the exons ATGCCGTTCCCGGGCGGGCTGtggtggctgctgtgctgtcGACGGGGCTTCACGCTGCTGCGGCGGGACTACGGCGAGGCGGAGCGGGAGGCGGACGGCGAGGCcgaagaggaggaggaggcgtCCTTCGAGCTCCGCGCCCAGGGAGACCAG GGATCTCTGGAGGTGAGCCTGAGCCAGCCCACCCGTAGCAGCAGTGGCTCGGAGCG GTCCCTGCTTGTTGCAGAGGAGATGCGCAGCCTCATCGTGGAGAAAGGCCCAGGGCCAGTGGAGGATGACCCTGATGCTCTTGTGAAAG gctggctgcagcGGGAGATGCGGGGCTGCATGAAGACCCCCTGGATCCGTCCTCGGAAGTACTGGTTCGTGCTGACCCCTGATTCCCTGGACTACTACAGCAGCAACGAGAAGGGGGCCAGGCGGCTGGGCTCCCTGGTGCTCAccagcctctgctctgtgctctggcCAGACAAGCAGCTCTACAAGGAGACAG GCTACTGGAGCGTGACAGTGTTTGGCAGGAAGCATTGCTACCGCCTGTACACGGAGCACCTCAACGAGGCCGTGCGCTGGGTGTGCGCTGTGCAGAAGGTCATTGACAGCAAAGCGCCTGTCCAGACGCCCACCCAGCTGCTCATGCGTGATGTGGAG gagcacagagaCAGCCCCGAGGTTCTGGAGCAGATCTATCGTTGCAACCCCATCCTGCGCTACACCAGTGGCCCCCTCTACGctcccctgctgcccttcccctACGGCAGCCTGGACCAAAGTG cccccggcccccGCAGCTACACCACGCTGCGCGACGAGGCTGTGAAGCTCTTCAACTcgctgcagcagctggagtcaGAGCGGGACCCGGTGCCGCTGATGCAGGGTGTCCTGCAGACCTGCCTGGACCTGCCCCCGCTGGTGGATGAGATTTACTGCCAGCTGGTGAAGCAGACTACGGAGCCGCCGGCGCCGGGTGGGCAGGGCGACCTGCACTActggcagctcctcacctgCATGAGCTGCACCTTCCTGCCCTCCCCGCCTGTCCTGCGCTTCCTGCGCTTCCACCTGGACAG GACAGAGATCCGTTTCCCTGCCTCGGAGATGGCCAAGTACTCCTGTTTCATCCGGGAGGCGTTGGGAAAGACGAAGGGGAGGGAGTGCGTGCCCTCTCTGGAGGAGATCCTGGTGCTGATGCAGCGGCAAGAGATGATCTGCACAGTGCACTGCCCTGGGGCACCCTCCTGCAGCGTGGCCATCAGTTCCCACACCACGGCTGAGGAG GTGGCCCAGGAACTTGTGTCACGCCTGGGGCTGTCCCAGAGCCCCAACCTCTTTGCGCTCTACGAGCAGTCCCGGCGACGGGAGCAGCCAGTGGGCAGTGCCACACTGCTGGCTGATGTCCTCACCAG cctggctggagaGGACCGGGAGCAGGACCCACCGTGCCGGCTCTGCTTCAAGCACTACGGTTTCCTGGACACGGACAATGTCCCACGGGACAGCCTGGAGTTTGCCCTCCTCTTTGAGCAG GCGCATGAGATGGTGCTGCGGGGCTACGTGCCCACGTCCGAGGAGACGCTGCAGACGCTGGCAGCCCTGCGCCTGCAGAGTCTCAACAGCGACTTCTCCACCCACGCGCCCTTCCCGCGCCTGGAGGAGCTCTTCCCACCCCACGTGCTGCATGCCCGCTTGCCGCCCCCGCCCCACCGGCCCCCCACCAAGTGCCGGGGGGCCCGGCTGCGTGCGGGGCTGCTGGCCGGCGGGCTCTGGGGTCAAGCGCTGGCCAAGCAACGGGCGGAGCGGGACCAGCGCCTGCGGGGCCGTCTGCGTGAGGAGGGGGCCAGCACCATGGCTGCCATTGTGGAGAAGtggaagctgctgcagggcatgGGCCGGCCCGAGGCCATGGCTGCCTACATGGCCTTGGTGCGGGAGTGGCCGGGCTTTGGCTCCACACTCTTCGATGTCGACCTGCACGCG AGCCCGGTGGGCTCCGGACCCCAGCGCCTGTGGCTGGGCATCGGGGCCAAGGCGGTCTCGCTCTACAAGCCGGGAGAGCCCGAGCCCTTGGACAGCTTCTGCTACGGCCGCATCTCCTCCTTCGGCGCCTCTGACAGCAGCACCTTCCGCCTCTCCGTGGAGGATCGAGACCTGCTCTTTGAGACCTCCCAG GTGGATGAGATCGCCCAGCTCCTCAACACGTACCTCGCCTCTGCGGGTGCCCAGCGGCTGCCCCGGCCCCAGGAGCCTCCCACCAGTCGCCCCACCTCGGAGCCCACTGTGCTGCCCCaggggctctgccctgcagccGGGCCCTGGCAGCACCGGCCCCCAGTGGGTTCCTCCCACAGCTAG
- the PLEKHH3 gene encoding pleckstrin homology domain-containing family H member 3 isoform X1: MPFPGGLWWLLCCRRGFTLLRRDYGEAEREADGEAEEEEEASFELRAQGDQGSLEVSLSQPTRSSSGSERSLLVAEEMRSLIVEKGPGPVEDDPDALVKGWLQREMRGCMKTPWIRPRKYWFVLTPDSLDYYSSNEKGARRLGSLVLTSLCSVLWPDKQLYKETGYWSVTVFGRKHCYRLYTEHLNEAVRWVCAVQKVIDSKAPVQTPTQLLMRDVEEHRDSPEVLEQIYRCNPILRYTSGPLYAPLLPFPYGSLDQSAPGPRSYTTLRDEAVKLFNSLQQLESERDPVPLMQGVLQTCLDLPPLVDEIYCQLVKQTTEPPAPGGQGDLHYWQLLTCMSCTFLPSPPVLRFLRFHLDRTEIRFPASEMAKYSCFIREALGKTKGRECVPSLEEILVLMQRQEMICTVHCPGAPSCSVAISSHTTAEEVAQELVSRLGLSQSPNLFALYEQSRRREQPVGSATLLADVLTRFENLAGEDREQDPPCRLCFKHYGFLDTDNVPRDSLEFALLFEQAHEMVLRGYVPTSEETLQTLAALRLQSLNSDFSTHAPFPRLEELFPPHVLHARLPPPPHRPPTKCRGARLRAGLLAGGLWGQALAKQRAERDQRLRGRLREEGASTMAAIVEKWKLLQGMGRPEAMAAYMALVREWPGFGSTLFDVDLHAVRPRLGVVQGQPWQWATLTPFSPQSPVGSGPQRLWLGIGAKAVSLYKPGEPEPLDSFCYGRISSFGASDSSTFRLSVEDRDLLFETSQVDEIAQLLNTYLASAGAQRLPRPQEPPTSRPTSEPTVLPQGLCPAAGPWQHRPPVGSSHS; the protein is encoded by the exons ATGCCGTTCCCGGGCGGGCTGtggtggctgctgtgctgtcGACGGGGCTTCACGCTGCTGCGGCGGGACTACGGCGAGGCGGAGCGGGAGGCGGACGGCGAGGCcgaagaggaggaggaggcgtCCTTCGAGCTCCGCGCCCAGGGAGACCAG GGATCTCTGGAGGTGAGCCTGAGCCAGCCCACCCGTAGCAGCAGTGGCTCGGAGCG GTCCCTGCTTGTTGCAGAGGAGATGCGCAGCCTCATCGTGGAGAAAGGCCCAGGGCCAGTGGAGGATGACCCTGATGCTCTTGTGAAAG gctggctgcagcGGGAGATGCGGGGCTGCATGAAGACCCCCTGGATCCGTCCTCGGAAGTACTGGTTCGTGCTGACCCCTGATTCCCTGGACTACTACAGCAGCAACGAGAAGGGGGCCAGGCGGCTGGGCTCCCTGGTGCTCAccagcctctgctctgtgctctggcCAGACAAGCAGCTCTACAAGGAGACAG GCTACTGGAGCGTGACAGTGTTTGGCAGGAAGCATTGCTACCGCCTGTACACGGAGCACCTCAACGAGGCCGTGCGCTGGGTGTGCGCTGTGCAGAAGGTCATTGACAGCAAAGCGCCTGTCCAGACGCCCACCCAGCTGCTCATGCGTGATGTGGAG gagcacagagaCAGCCCCGAGGTTCTGGAGCAGATCTATCGTTGCAACCCCATCCTGCGCTACACCAGTGGCCCCCTCTACGctcccctgctgcccttcccctACGGCAGCCTGGACCAAAGTG cccccggcccccGCAGCTACACCACGCTGCGCGACGAGGCTGTGAAGCTCTTCAACTcgctgcagcagctggagtcaGAGCGGGACCCGGTGCCGCTGATGCAGGGTGTCCTGCAGACCTGCCTGGACCTGCCCCCGCTGGTGGATGAGATTTACTGCCAGCTGGTGAAGCAGACTACGGAGCCGCCGGCGCCGGGTGGGCAGGGCGACCTGCACTActggcagctcctcacctgCATGAGCTGCACCTTCCTGCCCTCCCCGCCTGTCCTGCGCTTCCTGCGCTTCCACCTGGACAG GACAGAGATCCGTTTCCCTGCCTCGGAGATGGCCAAGTACTCCTGTTTCATCCGGGAGGCGTTGGGAAAGACGAAGGGGAGGGAGTGCGTGCCCTCTCTGGAGGAGATCCTGGTGCTGATGCAGCGGCAAGAGATGATCTGCACAGTGCACTGCCCTGGGGCACCCTCCTGCAGCGTGGCCATCAGTTCCCACACCACGGCTGAGGAG GTGGCCCAGGAACTTGTGTCACGCCTGGGGCTGTCCCAGAGCCCCAACCTCTTTGCGCTCTACGAGCAGTCCCGGCGACGGGAGCAGCCAGTGGGCAGTGCCACACTGCTGGCTGATGTCCTCACCAGGTTTGAAAA cctggctggagaGGACCGGGAGCAGGACCCACCGTGCCGGCTCTGCTTCAAGCACTACGGTTTCCTGGACACGGACAATGTCCCACGGGACAGCCTGGAGTTTGCCCTCCTCTTTGAGCAG GCGCATGAGATGGTGCTGCGGGGCTACGTGCCCACGTCCGAGGAGACGCTGCAGACGCTGGCAGCCCTGCGCCTGCAGAGTCTCAACAGCGACTTCTCCACCCACGCGCCCTTCCCGCGCCTGGAGGAGCTCTTCCCACCCCACGTGCTGCATGCCCGCTTGCCGCCCCCGCCCCACCGGCCCCCCACCAAGTGCCGGGGGGCCCGGCTGCGTGCGGGGCTGCTGGCCGGCGGGCTCTGGGGTCAAGCGCTGGCCAAGCAACGGGCGGAGCGGGACCAGCGCCTGCGGGGCCGTCTGCGTGAGGAGGGGGCCAGCACCATGGCTGCCATTGTGGAGAAGtggaagctgctgcagggcatgGGCCGGCCCGAGGCCATGGCTGCCTACATGGCCTTGGTGCGGGAGTGGCCGGGCTTTGGCTCCACACTCTTCGATGTCGACCTGCACGCGGTGAGGCCCCGGCTGGGTGTGGTACAGGGGCAGCCTTGGCAGTGGGCAACCCTGACACCCTTCTCCCCGCAGAGCCCGGTGGGCTCCGGACCCCAGCGCCTGTGGCTGGGCATCGGGGCCAAGGCGGTCTCGCTCTACAAGCCGGGAGAGCCCGAGCCCTTGGACAGCTTCTGCTACGGCCGCATCTCCTCCTTCGGCGCCTCTGACAGCAGCACCTTCCGCCTCTCCGTGGAGGATCGAGACCTGCTCTTTGAGACCTCCCAG GTGGATGAGATCGCCCAGCTCCTCAACACGTACCTCGCCTCTGCGGGTGCCCAGCGGCTGCCCCGGCCCCAGGAGCCTCCCACCAGTCGCCCCACCTCGGAGCCCACTGTGCTGCCCCaggggctctgccctgcagccGGGCCCTGGCAGCACCGGCCCCCAGTGGGTTCCTCCCACAGCTAG
- the PLEKHH3 gene encoding pleckstrin homology domain-containing family H member 3 isoform X2 has product MPFPGGLWWLLCCRRGFTLLRRDYGEAEREADGEAEEEEEASFELRAQGDQGSLEVSLSQPTRSSSGSERSLLVAEEMRSLIVEKGPGPVEDDPDALVKGWLQREMRGCMKTPWIRPRKYWFVLTPDSLDYYSSNEKGARRLGSLVLTSLCSVLWPDKQLYKETGYWSVTVFGRKHCYRLYTEHLNEAVRWVCAVQKVIDSKAPVQTPTQLLMRDVEEHRDSPEVLEQIYRCNPILRYTSGPLYAPLLPFPYGSLDQSAPGPRSYTTLRDEAVKLFNSLQQLESERDPVPLMQGVLQTCLDLPPLVDEIYCQLVKQTTEPPAPGGQGDLHYWQLLTCMSCTFLPSPPVLRFLRFHLDRTEIRFPASEMAKYSCFIREALGKTKGRECVPSLEEILVLMQRQEMICTVHCPGAPSCSVAISSHTTAEEVAQELVSRLGLSQSPNLFALYEQSRRREQPVGSATLLADVLTRFENLAGEDREQDPPCRLCFKHYGFLDTDNVPRDSLEFALLFEQAHEMVLRGYVPTSEETLQTLAALRLQSLNSDFSTHAPFPRLEELFPPHVLHARLPPPPHRPPTKCRGARLRAGLLAGGLWGQALAKQRAERDQRLRGRLREEGASTMAAIVEKWKLLQGMGRPEAMAAYMALVREWPGFGSTLFDVDLHASPVGSGPQRLWLGIGAKAVSLYKPGEPEPLDSFCYGRISSFGASDSSTFRLSVEDRDLLFETSQVDEIAQLLNTYLASAGAQRLPRPQEPPTSRPTSEPTVLPQGLCPAAGPWQHRPPVGSSHS; this is encoded by the exons ATGCCGTTCCCGGGCGGGCTGtggtggctgctgtgctgtcGACGGGGCTTCACGCTGCTGCGGCGGGACTACGGCGAGGCGGAGCGGGAGGCGGACGGCGAGGCcgaagaggaggaggaggcgtCCTTCGAGCTCCGCGCCCAGGGAGACCAG GGATCTCTGGAGGTGAGCCTGAGCCAGCCCACCCGTAGCAGCAGTGGCTCGGAGCG GTCCCTGCTTGTTGCAGAGGAGATGCGCAGCCTCATCGTGGAGAAAGGCCCAGGGCCAGTGGAGGATGACCCTGATGCTCTTGTGAAAG gctggctgcagcGGGAGATGCGGGGCTGCATGAAGACCCCCTGGATCCGTCCTCGGAAGTACTGGTTCGTGCTGACCCCTGATTCCCTGGACTACTACAGCAGCAACGAGAAGGGGGCCAGGCGGCTGGGCTCCCTGGTGCTCAccagcctctgctctgtgctctggcCAGACAAGCAGCTCTACAAGGAGACAG GCTACTGGAGCGTGACAGTGTTTGGCAGGAAGCATTGCTACCGCCTGTACACGGAGCACCTCAACGAGGCCGTGCGCTGGGTGTGCGCTGTGCAGAAGGTCATTGACAGCAAAGCGCCTGTCCAGACGCCCACCCAGCTGCTCATGCGTGATGTGGAG gagcacagagaCAGCCCCGAGGTTCTGGAGCAGATCTATCGTTGCAACCCCATCCTGCGCTACACCAGTGGCCCCCTCTACGctcccctgctgcccttcccctACGGCAGCCTGGACCAAAGTG cccccggcccccGCAGCTACACCACGCTGCGCGACGAGGCTGTGAAGCTCTTCAACTcgctgcagcagctggagtcaGAGCGGGACCCGGTGCCGCTGATGCAGGGTGTCCTGCAGACCTGCCTGGACCTGCCCCCGCTGGTGGATGAGATTTACTGCCAGCTGGTGAAGCAGACTACGGAGCCGCCGGCGCCGGGTGGGCAGGGCGACCTGCACTActggcagctcctcacctgCATGAGCTGCACCTTCCTGCCCTCCCCGCCTGTCCTGCGCTTCCTGCGCTTCCACCTGGACAG GACAGAGATCCGTTTCCCTGCCTCGGAGATGGCCAAGTACTCCTGTTTCATCCGGGAGGCGTTGGGAAAGACGAAGGGGAGGGAGTGCGTGCCCTCTCTGGAGGAGATCCTGGTGCTGATGCAGCGGCAAGAGATGATCTGCACAGTGCACTGCCCTGGGGCACCCTCCTGCAGCGTGGCCATCAGTTCCCACACCACGGCTGAGGAG GTGGCCCAGGAACTTGTGTCACGCCTGGGGCTGTCCCAGAGCCCCAACCTCTTTGCGCTCTACGAGCAGTCCCGGCGACGGGAGCAGCCAGTGGGCAGTGCCACACTGCTGGCTGATGTCCTCACCAGGTTTGAAAA cctggctggagaGGACCGGGAGCAGGACCCACCGTGCCGGCTCTGCTTCAAGCACTACGGTTTCCTGGACACGGACAATGTCCCACGGGACAGCCTGGAGTTTGCCCTCCTCTTTGAGCAG GCGCATGAGATGGTGCTGCGGGGCTACGTGCCCACGTCCGAGGAGACGCTGCAGACGCTGGCAGCCCTGCGCCTGCAGAGTCTCAACAGCGACTTCTCCACCCACGCGCCCTTCCCGCGCCTGGAGGAGCTCTTCCCACCCCACGTGCTGCATGCCCGCTTGCCGCCCCCGCCCCACCGGCCCCCCACCAAGTGCCGGGGGGCCCGGCTGCGTGCGGGGCTGCTGGCCGGCGGGCTCTGGGGTCAAGCGCTGGCCAAGCAACGGGCGGAGCGGGACCAGCGCCTGCGGGGCCGTCTGCGTGAGGAGGGGGCCAGCACCATGGCTGCCATTGTGGAGAAGtggaagctgctgcagggcatgGGCCGGCCCGAGGCCATGGCTGCCTACATGGCCTTGGTGCGGGAGTGGCCGGGCTTTGGCTCCACACTCTTCGATGTCGACCTGCACGCG AGCCCGGTGGGCTCCGGACCCCAGCGCCTGTGGCTGGGCATCGGGGCCAAGGCGGTCTCGCTCTACAAGCCGGGAGAGCCCGAGCCCTTGGACAGCTTCTGCTACGGCCGCATCTCCTCCTTCGGCGCCTCTGACAGCAGCACCTTCCGCCTCTCCGTGGAGGATCGAGACCTGCTCTTTGAGACCTCCCAG GTGGATGAGATCGCCCAGCTCCTCAACACGTACCTCGCCTCTGCGGGTGCCCAGCGGCTGCCCCGGCCCCAGGAGCCTCCCACCAGTCGCCCCACCTCGGAGCCCACTGTGCTGCCCCaggggctctgccctgcagccGGGCCCTGGCAGCACCGGCCCCCAGTGGGTTCCTCCCACAGCTAG
- the CCR10 gene encoding C-C chemokine receptor type 10, producing MTEQVTSSPVSTELMATTDFYPWEDGYSGESGMLPELCEKQAVQGFARTFQPAVYLLLSLLGTVGNGLVLLTHTRYRQVHSVTDVCLLHLALSDLLLLLTLPFAITDTLQGWSPGTAACKALQGLYALNFYSGFFFLTCISVDRYVAIVRVPAACRLRPRARRHGWLTAGLAWLLALLLALPQFIYSQAEQHQDLRLCRVVFPRGVSRAARGATNLVQVVLGFLVPFLVMASCYAAVARTLLAARGAQPHRALRVLLALVLVFVALQLPHSLMVLLDAAELLASWEMSCAQSRRKDLALLVTGGLAYLRCCLNPLLYAFLGQRFRRELWLLASDAGCVGSLDPPCSGCPSPRRRTSLSSCLDVV from the exons ATGACGGAGCAG GTAACTTCCAGCCCCGTCTCAACAGAGCTGATGGCCACCACTGACTTCTACCCCTGGGAGGACGGGTACTCGGGCGAGTCCGGCATGTTGCCTGAGCTCTGTGAGAAGCAGGCAGTGCAGGGCTTCGCCCGCACCTTCCAGCCTGCCGTGTAtctgctgctctcactgctggGCACAGTGGGGAAcgggctggtgctgctcacaCACACCCGCTACCGCCAGGTACACAGTGTCACCGATGTCTGCCTCCTGCACCTCGCTCTGTCtgacctcctgctgctcctgacgCTGCCCTTCGCCATCACCGACACGCTGCAGGGCTGGTCCCCAGGCACAGCCGCCTGCAAGGCGCTGCAGGGTCTCTACGCCCTCAACTTCTACAGCGGCTTCTTCTTCCTCACCTGCATCAGCGTGGATCGCTATGTGGCCATTGTGCGGGTGCCGGCTGCCTGCCGCCTGCGCCCACGAGCTCGCCGCCACGGCTGGCTGACGGCAGGGCTGGCgtggctgctggccctgctgctaGCCCTGCCCCAGTTCATCtacagccaggcagagcagcaccaggatcTCCGGCTCTGTCGTGTCGTCTTCCCCCGTGGGGTCTCACGGGCAGCCCGGGGAGCCACCAACCTGGTGCAGGTGGTGCTTGGTTTCCTGGTGCCCTTCCTGGTGATGGCGAGCTGCTACGCAGCCGTGGCACGGACACTGCTGGCGGCCCGCGGTGCCCAGCCCCACCGGGCGCTGCGAGTGCTGCTGGCCCTCGTGCTGGTGTTCGtggccctgcagctgccccacaGCCTGATGGTGCTGCTGGACGCGGCCGAGCTGCTGGCCAGCTGGGAGATGAGCTGCGCCCAGAGCCGCCGCAAGGACCTGGCGCTGCTGGTCACCGGCGGGCTGGCGTACCTGCGCTGCTGCCTCAACCCCCTGCTCTACGCCTTCCTCGGCCAGCGCTTCCGCcgggagctgtggctgctcgCCAGCGACGCCGGCTGTGTGGGGTCCCTCGACCCGCCCTGCTCCGGCTGCCCCAGTCCCCGGCGGCGGACATCGCTCTCCAGCTGCCTGGATGTGGTGTAG